TTCCAGATATGACGATTGAACAAGCCAGGGGACGGGCATCCCAAGCCAATGCGGCTATTGCATCTGGGGAAAACCCGGCTGATGTGACCAGGGAGGCAAAAAGGGAATTGACCCTGGAGGAATTGTTCCAGGCATTCCTGACGCGCTATGCCAAAGCCCACAAACGGTCATGGCAGGGAGACCAGGAGCAGTTCGACCGATACCTTACCCATTGGAAAAATCGAAAACTGACAGCAATCAAGAGGGAAGACGTGCAAGCCCTTCATGCCCGCATTGGCCAAGAGAACGGGCCATATGCAGCAAACCGACTTGTGGCGTTGTTGTCTGCCATGTTCGGCAAAGCGGTGGAATGGGGTTTGTGGAGCGGTGGCAATCCCACTGTGGGCATAACCAAGTTCAAAGAAAAAAGCCGGGAACGGTTTCTCCAGGGTGATGAGCTTCCCCGTTTCTTCAAGGCCGTGGCTGAGGAGCCAAATGAAACGGCCAGAGATTATTTTTTAGTCTCTCTCCTCACTGGGGCAAGACGGGCCAACGTCCAGGCCATGCGGTGGGACCAAATATCTTTTGAACGTTCCGAATGGCGGATTGTTGACACCAAGAATGGCGACCCGATCACC
The sequence above is drawn from the Magnetococcales bacterium genome and encodes:
- a CDS encoding tyrosine-type recombinase/integrase; the encoded protein is MGEKKFNFTKKTLEALEPSATGAVYYHDTGVKGLTLRVTAGGAKTFVLYRKINGRPERITLGRFPDMTIEQARGRASQANAAIASGENPADVTREAKRELTLEELFQAFLTRYAKAHKRSWQGDQEQFDRYLTHWKNRKLTAIKREDVQALHARIGQENGPYAANRLVALLSAMFGKAVEWGLWSGGNPTVGITKFKEKSRERFLQGDELPRFFKAVAEEPNETARDYFLVSLLTGARRANVQAMRWDQISFERSEWRIVDTKNGDPITIPLVGHVVDILKTRKDASQGNEWVFPGHGVTGHLVEPKTAWARILERAGIEDLRIHDLRRSLGSWQAMTGASLAIIGKSLGHKNVTTTMIYSRLNIDPVRASVGTAVDAMLKAGGIGGGKAENVIPLRREG